The Humulus lupulus chromosome 4, drHumLupu1.1, whole genome shotgun sequence genome has a window encoding:
- the LOC133832885 gene encoding uncharacterized protein LOC133832885, with product MDSNGMVLCPCCRCVNKKSQYMHVIKFHLITHGFLSTYTRWYHHGEQVEEVEDDGLFDIEDNVEDSDQSDDLAAGLHDAIGSKYFDIGPTSDFNDESPLNVDDKYDALFESLHKPLYNNCKGFSVLSATVKLMILKVLNKWTDKSFDSLLECLREVFPEVSCPVCKYSRYVRNQIPHKRLRWFPIKARLKRMFSSKHTSKDMRWHKEARKNEAGILRHPADGDAWKHFDNVYPDFAADSRSVRMGLASDGFNPFSNMTSTYSLWPVILISYKMPPWASPNGTNYLMSLLILSPKSPGKDYDVFLMPLVEELKELWDGVNAYDLYGQCMFKLRAAVLWTISDFPAYAYLSGWSTAGKLACPVCLEDTRSRRITDKQCFMGHRCYLKRNHSWRKSKEYDGSTELRGPPRTFTSDDILKQLDEIPIHTPGKAPSNSSRKCKRGEKELNWCKRSVLFEFPYWSKLLLRHNLDVMHIEKNVCDNIIGTLLDIEGKLKDTLKARKDLQNLNIREELWLKKDLSNNKLDKPYASYTLTREECKDFCKFIQSVRLPDGYASNISRCVTDNDKLGGMKTHDCHVLLHKILPAALLPFLTTTFVVL from the exons ATGGACTCCAATGGGATGGTTCTATGCCCTTGTTGTCGTTGCGTGAATAAGAAATCACAATACATGCATGTGATAAAGTTTCACTTGATCACTCATGGATTTCTTAGTACTTACACAAGGTGGTATCACCATGGTGAGCAAGTAGAGGAAGTAGAAGATGATGGATTATTTGATATCGAGGATAATGTTGAAGATTCGGATCAGAGTGATGATTTGGCGGCAGGTCTTCATGATGCTATTGGTAGTAAGTATTTTGACATTGGTCCAACTAGTGACTTCAATGATGAATCTCCACTTAATGTGGATGACAAGTATGATGCATTGTTTGAGTCACTTCATAAGCCTTTGTACAATAATTGTAAAGGTTTCTCTGTCTTAAGCGCGACGGTGAAGTTGATGATTCTCAAAGTGCTTAACAAATGGACAGATAAATCATTCGACAGTCTTTTGGAGTGTTTGAGAGAGGTATTTCCTGAGG TGTCATGTCCTGTATGCAAGTATAGTCGTTATGTACGAAATCAAATCCCACATAAACGACTTAGATGGTTCCCAATCAAGGCACGACTTAAGAGAATGTTTAGTTCGAAGCACACTTCTAAAGATATGCGATGGCATAAAGAGGCACGGAAAAATGAAGCCGGGATTTTACGTCATCCTGCTGATGGGGATGCTTGGAAGCATTTCGACAATGTGTATCCTGACTTTGCAGCTGATTCTAGGAGTGTACGAATGGGGTTGGCTTCAGATGGGTTTAACCCTTTCTCTAATATGACATCGACCTATAGTTTGTGGCCAGTGATATTAATTTCGTACAAAATGCCACCTTGGGCTTCTCCTAATGGAACAAACTATCTCATGTCTTTGTTAATTCTAAGCCCTAAATCTCCTGGAAAAGATTATGATGTGTTCTTGATGCCATTAGTTGAAGAGCTTAAAGAGTTATGGGATGGAGTCAATGCATATGATTTGTATGGTCAATGCATGTTTAAACTTCGAGCTGCAGTTTTGTGGACAATTAGTGATTTTCCTGCTTATGCATACTTGTCTGGGTGGAGCACTGCTGGTAAATTAGCATGTCCTGTTTGTCTTGAAGATACAAGATCTAGAAGAATAACTGACAAACAATGTTTCATGGGACATCGATGTTATTTGAAAAGAAACCATTCTTGGAGAAAAAGTAAAGAATATGATGGATCTACTGAATTACGTGGCCCTCCTAGAACTTTTACTAGTGACGACATTTTAAAGCAATTGGATGAAATTCCTATTCATACCCCTGGTAAAGCACCAAGTAATTCTTCTAGAAAATGTAAGCGTGGAGAGAAAGAGCTGAATTGGTGTAAAAGAagtgttttgtttgaatttccATACTGGTCAAAGCTCTTGTTGCGTCACAATCTTGATGTGATGcatatagagaaaaatgtatgtgataacATTATTGGAACACTTTTAGACATTGAAGGAAAATTGAAAGACACTTTAAAAGCTCGTAAGGATTTACAAAATCTTAATATTCGTGAAGAGCTTTGGTTGAAGAAGGACCTATCTAATAACAAGCTTGACAAACCTTATGCTAGTTACACTTTGACAAGAGAAGAATGCAAAGATTTTTGTAAATTCATTCAGAGTGTTAGATTACCGGATGGATATGCTTCGAATATTAGTCGATGTGTAACAGATAATGACAAACTAGGAGGAATGAAAACTCATGATTGTCATGTTTTACTTCATAAGATATTACCAGCTGCATTACTTCCTTTTCTGACCACAACATTCGTGGTACTTTGA